The Candidatus Cybelea sp. genome has a window encoding:
- a CDS encoding DUF4129 domain-containing protein, with amino-acid sequence MILAVAAAAALATPSREALISRWLQADRSHKAAQLDSPRSNTRAPVGLRAIAQREFAIAGRYRLSEPPPAPPEPEPWWVRTWQWLRDRWDQFWRSIFAHAHIGRRGAAAIGDGVLAIVAAALLLVAFLLLRNLPFRRAVKRVVSEPLAPSTDSALLYGEACGAANRGEYGNAALLLFAATVALLERSGTVAGKRSATVGDLRRQLRSGSATLVPPFDAVAAAFTQKAYAERSVEAAQWERARDAFGALRQGVRT; translated from the coding sequence GTGATTCTCGCGGTTGCGGCCGCGGCTGCACTTGCGACGCCATCGCGAGAAGCGCTGATCTCGCGCTGGCTGCAGGCCGATCGGTCGCACAAGGCGGCGCAGCTCGATTCTCCCCGTTCAAACACGCGCGCTCCGGTGGGCCTTCGCGCGATCGCCCAGCGCGAGTTCGCCATTGCCGGCCGATACCGGCTGAGCGAACCGCCTCCTGCACCGCCGGAACCCGAGCCGTGGTGGGTGCGCACCTGGCAATGGCTGCGCGATCGCTGGGATCAGTTCTGGCGTTCGATCTTCGCCCACGCCCACATCGGCCGCCGCGGCGCCGCGGCTATCGGCGACGGCGTGCTCGCAATCGTCGCGGCCGCGCTGCTGCTGGTCGCATTTCTTCTCCTGCGCAACCTGCCGTTTCGCCGGGCCGTAAAGCGAGTGGTAAGCGAACCCCTGGCGCCAAGTACCGATTCGGCGCTGCTCTATGGGGAAGCGTGCGGCGCCGCCAACCGTGGAGAGTACGGAAATGCGGCGCTGTTGCTCTTCGCCGCCACCGTTGCACTGCTCGAGCGCAGCGGCACGGTGGCGGGGAAGCGCAGCGCAACCGTCGGCGACCTGCGCCGGCAACTGCGCAGCGGATCCGCGACGCTCGTCCCACCCTTCGATGCGGTCGCCGCTGCTTTCACGCAGAAGGCATACGCCGAACGCAGCGTCGAGGCGGCGCAATGGGAGCGCGCGAGAGACGCGTTCGGCGCACTGCGACAGGGGGTGCGAACATAA
- a CDS encoding DUF4350 domain-containing protein — MGARERRVRRTATGGANIKARLDVAVVTGAALILILLAYANTTTPHQPVSVFSTFDTGPNGYRALYEVLRTAGVPVRRLERVVAVLDPSIKTLVVTGYESDPSAKHLDQHDASAIKRFVEGGGRFVAIDTDFAGRNDITPGVGTSRHAMAATAIALARNAYTAGVRRVLGPVSSVFPFSSARGTPLLANDRGMVAVSYRFGRGEVIAVTAPQLFGNRHLRDADNLRFAYNTIANHGAAAFDEYVHGYDDGLTMWGALPQPVRAAFWIVVAIVVLALVGANVRSAPPYLPAFLDERDSSSYIAAMAELLRRSRTRPSDAAALHEAVLAYRRRKEHA; from the coding sequence ATGGGAGCGCGCGAGAGACGCGTTCGGCGCACTGCGACAGGGGGTGCGAACATAAAAGCACGTCTCGACGTCGCAGTCGTCACCGGCGCGGCCCTGATACTGATCCTGTTGGCGTATGCAAATACGACCACGCCGCATCAACCCGTTTCGGTCTTCTCTACCTTCGATACGGGGCCGAACGGCTATCGCGCGCTCTACGAAGTGCTGCGCACGGCCGGAGTACCGGTACGGCGCCTCGAGCGCGTCGTCGCGGTTCTCGATCCCTCCATAAAGACGCTGGTCGTTACCGGCTACGAGAGCGACCCTTCGGCGAAGCACCTCGACCAGCACGACGCCTCGGCAATAAAGCGCTTCGTCGAAGGCGGCGGCCGATTTGTGGCGATCGACACCGATTTTGCGGGACGCAACGACATAACGCCCGGCGTTGGAACGAGCCGTCATGCAATGGCCGCGACGGCGATCGCCCTCGCGCGCAACGCCTATACCGCCGGCGTACGCCGCGTGCTCGGCCCGGTGAGTTCGGTCTTTCCCTTCAGCTCTGCGCGCGGAACACCACTGCTCGCCAACGATCGCGGCATGGTCGCGGTCTCCTACCGGTTCGGGCGCGGCGAAGTCATCGCGGTCACCGCCCCGCAGCTCTTTGGAAACCGGCACCTGCGCGACGCGGATAACCTGCGTTTCGCTTACAACACGATCGCCAACCACGGTGCCGCCGCTTTCGACGAATACGTTCATGGTTACGACGACGGCTTGACGATGTGGGGTGCGCTGCCGCAGCCCGTTCGCGCAGCCTTCTGGATCGTCGTGGCGATCGTCGTCCTGGCGCTGGTCGGCGCCAACGTGCGTTCGGCGCCGCCCTACCTGCCCGCGTTTCTCGACGAGCGCGACTCGTCTTCGTACATTGCGGCGATGGCGGAGCTGCTGCGCCGCTCACGGACCCGGCCCAGCGATGCGGCCGCGCTGCACGAGGCAGTTCTGGCGTACCGGCGGCGAAAGGAGCACGCGTGA
- a CDS encoding MoxR family ATPase: MNSNVSEIAGRVSAGMDRVLVGAERVTTGLTIALLARGHVLIEGVPGTGKTLAVRALALLLGLQFRRIAFTPDLMPSDVVGTTVFNPQTAEFTTRTGPIVANVVLADEVNRTPPKTQSALLEAMEEGRVTIDGVSYPLPQPFLLCATQNPIEYEGTYPLPEAQLDRFTVKVESSYPQEAQELELLARAAAGFDARALESSDIAPVTNAAEVIDAQQAVRRVHLSDAVRDYTYRIVAATRANPRLTLGASPRAGIGLLAASQAAAAIAGRDFVTPDDVKDVADLVIPHRLIVAPDAEIEGISARDVVKEILAALPVPRE, translated from the coding sequence GTGAACAGTAACGTTAGCGAGATCGCCGGCCGCGTGTCGGCCGGCATGGATCGTGTTTTGGTCGGTGCGGAACGCGTGACCACCGGTTTGACGATCGCGCTGCTCGCGCGCGGACACGTCTTGATCGAGGGCGTGCCCGGCACGGGCAAGACCCTCGCGGTGCGAGCGCTCGCGCTGCTGCTGGGCCTGCAGTTCCGGCGAATCGCCTTTACGCCGGACCTGATGCCGTCCGACGTCGTCGGAACGACGGTCTTCAACCCGCAGACCGCGGAGTTCACGACGCGCACCGGGCCGATCGTCGCCAACGTCGTGCTGGCCGACGAAGTGAACCGGACGCCGCCCAAAACGCAGTCGGCTCTGCTCGAAGCGATGGAGGAAGGGCGAGTGACCATCGACGGCGTCTCGTACCCGCTGCCGCAGCCGTTTCTGCTCTGCGCGACCCAGAACCCAATAGAGTACGAGGGCACCTATCCGCTGCCCGAGGCCCAGCTCGACCGCTTCACCGTCAAGGTCGAGTCTTCGTATCCGCAGGAGGCGCAGGAACTCGAGCTGCTCGCGCGCGCTGCCGCCGGGTTCGATGCGCGCGCGCTCGAGTCGTCGGATATTGCGCCGGTGACCAACGCGGCCGAGGTGATCGATGCGCAGCAGGCCGTGCGGCGCGTCCATCTCTCCGATGCCGTGCGCGACTACACGTACCGCATCGTCGCGGCGACACGCGCCAATCCGCGCCTAACGCTCGGTGCGTCACCACGCGCCGGTATCGGCCTGCTGGCGGCATCGCAAGCAGCGGCCGCCATTGCGGGACGCGACTTCGTCACGCCCGACGACGTCAAAGACGTCGCGGACTTGGTGATTCCGCACCGATTGATCGTTGCGCCGGACGCCGAGATCGAGGGTATCTCGGCGCGCGACGTCGTCAAAGAGATCCTCGCGGCGCTGCCCGTACCTCGTGAGTAG
- a CDS encoding DUF58 domain-containing protein encodes MSRFTPWLPVWVTARFLWILAAIALLLACAPGVSLFLPLAIALGAALAVATLVDAAMGSPAKLVSVVRTAPAHFALRARAELSYTIENASTRSLRIGIIETPVVALRFDVDELAGEVPPRSRARLVRPVTPLSRGADELKTMYVWYENPIGLLRRRRRIEASTEIRVYPDLSAVERYGALHVRNRVIEAGLRRMKLRGAGTEFESLREWSDGDAFRTIDWKATARRGKLMVAQHEVERSQSVMLLLDCGRLMTARIGSAPGALRKLDYAVTAALSLATIAGLASDRVGLVAFAREILAALAPRSTRSSIARLSEALYDVEPRFEEANYARAFAYLRHHLHKRSMIVFLTDVIDPIAQATLMAEVTSLAAHHLLICVFMNDAAVNTALANEPESVGEAYRAKVALGLAGERRVAKTILERTGAIVIDVPATSLTTALIDEYLRVKRRGLL; translated from the coding sequence GTGAGTAGATTCACCCCGTGGCTCCCGGTATGGGTCACGGCGCGCTTTCTCTGGATCTTGGCGGCGATCGCACTGCTGCTGGCGTGCGCCCCCGGCGTCTCGCTTTTCCTGCCGCTGGCGATCGCGCTAGGAGCGGCACTCGCGGTTGCGACGCTCGTCGACGCAGCGATGGGGTCGCCCGCAAAACTCGTTTCGGTCGTCCGCACCGCGCCCGCGCACTTCGCGCTGCGCGCGCGAGCCGAGCTTTCGTATACGATCGAGAATGCCTCAACGCGATCGCTGCGCATCGGCATCATCGAGACGCCGGTTGTTGCGCTGCGCTTCGATGTCGACGAGCTCGCCGGCGAGGTGCCGCCCCGTAGCCGCGCGCGGCTCGTACGCCCGGTGACCCCGCTCTCGCGGGGTGCCGACGAGCTCAAAACGATGTACGTTTGGTACGAGAACCCTATCGGGCTCTTGCGGCGCCGGCGGCGGATCGAGGCATCGACGGAGATCCGCGTCTATCCAGATCTCTCCGCCGTCGAACGGTACGGCGCGCTTCACGTCCGCAACCGCGTCATCGAGGCAGGATTGCGCCGCATGAAGCTTCGCGGTGCCGGCACCGAATTCGAATCCCTGCGGGAATGGAGCGACGGCGACGCCTTCCGGACGATTGATTGGAAGGCCACGGCGCGGCGCGGGAAGCTGATGGTCGCGCAGCATGAAGTCGAGCGCAGTCAAAGCGTCATGCTTTTGCTCGACTGCGGGCGGCTCATGACGGCGCGCATCGGCAGTGCGCCCGGCGCACTCCGCAAGCTCGATTATGCGGTAACCGCGGCGCTCTCGCTGGCGACCATCGCCGGCCTTGCAAGCGATCGCGTCGGGCTCGTCGCGTTCGCACGCGAGATTCTTGCCGCGCTGGCCCCCCGTTCGACGCGCTCTTCGATCGCGCGCCTCTCCGAGGCGCTCTACGACGTCGAGCCGCGCTTCGAGGAGGCGAACTACGCGCGAGCCTTCGCCTATCTGCGCCACCACCTCCACAAGCGCTCGATGATCGTCTTTCTCACCGACGTCATCGATCCGATCGCCCAAGCGACGCTGATGGCCGAGGTCACCTCGCTTGCGGCACACCACCTGCTGATCTGCGTCTTTATGAACGACGCGGCGGTAAATACGGCGCTTGCGAACGAGCCCGAGAGCGTGGGTGAGGCCTATCGCGCAAAAGTTGCGCTCGGCCTGGCGGGAGAGCGCCGCGTTGCGAAGACTATTTTGGAGCGCACCGGGGCGATCGTGATCGACGTTCCCGCAACCTCGCTGACGACGGCGCTGATCGACGAGTATCTGCGCGTTAAGCGGCGCGGTCTTCTATAG
- a CDS encoding stage II sporulation protein M translates to MTQRAFIARRSETWQRLEALLTRIRRRGIRSLSTDEMEELGRLYRATTSDLAYAQGRGFDRPLLEYLNRLVARAHALVYAEGSKSGMTRISDFYAAVFPREFRRSLPYVAICTALTVACAIVSYVLVRNHPADVYALLPAGLVPDAIRKSLHDSNFAVDASFAPAMSALIITNNVKVAIVAFAGCVTLGALTIYIIAFNGLMLGGLAALFTNAGFGADFWATIAPHGVIELTAIQIAGAAGLLIVAGVLYPGRLRRRDAIAANARRAGTLIVGVASMLVVAGTIEAFVSPRRLPPAIRIAVGLVTAVALAAYFSGAGRRAEPVPIEDRAA, encoded by the coding sequence TTGACACAGAGGGCTTTTATCGCGCGGCGGTCCGAGACGTGGCAACGGCTCGAAGCGCTGCTTACGCGCATCAGACGCCGCGGCATACGCTCGCTCTCAACCGACGAAATGGAGGAGCTCGGCCGGCTCTATCGGGCCACGACCAGCGATCTGGCCTACGCGCAAGGCCGCGGCTTCGACCGCCCGCTGCTCGAGTATCTGAATCGCTTAGTTGCGCGCGCCCACGCGCTCGTCTACGCAGAGGGCTCCAAGAGCGGGATGACCCGGATCTCAGACTTTTACGCGGCCGTCTTTCCGCGGGAGTTTCGGCGATCGCTCCCGTACGTCGCGATTTGCACCGCCCTGACGGTCGCCTGCGCGATCGTCTCCTACGTCTTGGTGCGTAATCACCCGGCCGACGTCTACGCGTTGCTGCCGGCAGGCCTCGTCCCGGATGCGATCCGCAAAAGCCTTCACGACTCGAACTTCGCGGTCGATGCGAGCTTTGCGCCGGCGATGTCCGCGCTGATCATCACCAACAACGTAAAGGTCGCGATCGTCGCTTTTGCCGGCTGCGTGACGCTCGGAGCGCTGACCATTTACATCATCGCCTTCAACGGGCTGATGCTCGGCGGGCTCGCGGCGCTTTTTACCAATGCCGGATTCGGTGCCGACTTCTGGGCTACGATCGCGCCGCACGGAGTTATCGAGCTGACGGCGATTCAGATTGCCGGCGCCGCCGGTCTGCTGATCGTCGCGGGGGTGCTCTACCCCGGGCGCCTGCGGCGCCGTGACGCGATCGCGGCTAACGCGCGCCGTGCCGGCACGCTGATTGTGGGCGTTGCCTCGATGCTCGTCGTGGCCGGCACGATCGAAGCCTTCGTCTCGCCGCGACGGCTGCCGCCGGCGATTCGCATCGCGGTCGGCCTCGTTACCGCCGTGGCGCTGGCCGCGTACTTTTCCGGTGCGGGGCGCCGAGCGGAGCCGGTGCCTATAGAAGACCGCGCCGCTTAA
- a CDS encoding RDD family protein, which produces MDRTVDVRTPESIAFSYELAGLGSRFLALMVDQVIQIGILIAIFLGIVLAASRVPDRHVIAATSDKVAESAAIALIVAVVFIVMFGYFIVFEALWNGQTPGKRLLGLRVVQDGGYPIDFGASLIRNLIRVGEQIVGYYILAAISALISPENKRLGDLAAGTIVVRDAGLVEPRDLPLRRQEPVYAATAYLDGDERAIIKRFMERRDALPPERRRELAARLAARARARVPAELAALDDEALLERL; this is translated from the coding sequence GTGGATCGTACCGTCGACGTACGTACACCCGAGAGTATCGCGTTCAGCTACGAGCTCGCCGGGCTCGGCAGCCGTTTCCTCGCGCTCATGGTCGATCAGGTGATCCAGATCGGCATCCTGATTGCAATCTTCCTGGGAATCGTTCTCGCGGCGTCGCGCGTGCCGGACCGTCACGTCATCGCCGCGACCTCCGATAAGGTTGCGGAAAGCGCGGCGATCGCGCTCATTGTGGCGGTCGTCTTCATCGTCATGTTCGGTTACTTCATCGTCTTCGAGGCGCTCTGGAACGGGCAGACGCCCGGGAAGCGGCTTCTCGGTCTACGGGTCGTGCAGGATGGAGGGTATCCGATCGACTTCGGCGCCTCGCTGATCCGTAACCTCATTCGCGTCGGCGAGCAGATCGTCGGCTATTACATCCTCGCGGCGATCAGCGCACTAATCTCGCCGGAAAACAAACGGCTCGGCGACCTGGCGGCGGGTACGATCGTCGTGCGCGATGCGGGCCTGGTCGAGCCGCGCGATCTGCCGCTTCGCCGCCAGGAGCCGGTCTACGCCGCAACGGCATATCTCGACGGCGACGAACGCGCCATCATCAAGCGCTTCATGGAGCGCCGCGACGCCCTTCCCCCGGAGCGGCGCCGAGAACTCGCTGCGCGGCTTGCGGCGCGCGCACGCGCCCGCGTGCCGGCGGAGCTTGCCGCCTTGGATGACGAAGCTCTTTTGGAGCGTCTCTAA
- a CDS encoding VOC family protein produces MTRPPFAIDAIDHVLLLVQGMDESLAFYEGVLGAVLESRLPDYAMAQLRVGRSHIDLVDTKSPQGRWGRPGGAGGRNVDHIALRLGLCDESALRGHLAARDVAVVEERSEEGLEGRSLCLYIRDPSGNQIELILPL; encoded by the coding sequence ATGACTCGCCCGCCTTTCGCCATCGATGCCATCGACCACGTGCTGCTGCTGGTGCAGGGCATGGATGAGTCATTGGCGTTTTACGAGGGCGTCCTGGGCGCGGTCCTCGAGTCGCGGCTGCCGGATTACGCGATGGCGCAGTTGCGCGTCGGGCGGTCGCACATCGATCTGGTCGACACAAAGTCGCCTCAGGGGCGTTGGGGGCGCCCCGGCGGCGCGGGTGGGCGAAACGTCGATCACATCGCGTTACGCCTCGGGCTCTGCGACGAGAGCGCGCTTCGTGGACATCTCGCTGCGCGCGACGTTGCCGTCGTCGAAGAGCGCAGTGAAGAGGGACTCGAAGGCCGCAGCCTCTGCCTCTACATCCGCGATCCCTCCGGCAACCAAATCGAACTAATTCTCCCGCTATAA
- a CDS encoding APC family permease: MVNAPNEGDRLAALGYRQELSRVLSLFDNFSVAFSYLSPMVGIYSLYTLGLGTGGPRYLWTIPVVVGLMMLVALVFGELASEYPLSGALYQYGKYNVGPRYGWFIGWIYGFALLATVASVDSGAVGYVTSLSNIWFGTHFDPANHLAIFTIAGGIIVLSAILNWIGAKVMGRVARFGVYVETIGTFGVFIALAIYGFHQHPGFVFSTQGVEHLKSNPLGLDFGGNWWTGAALVAVLANVYIFYGFESAGDISEETIEAQRQVPKAMRTALLYGGIASFVLVAGLLLATPAAGIGGVVSGGINSILAVLPKWLQDFFLVMVIVAFFSCGTAVQGAGARVAFALARDGALPLSAKIKQISPRHRTPGNAILVGTIVPFLFLLLVLVNPSRPVHVLWFDYPANVNALYALVSFATSGIYLAFFLTVFGALIARVRGWRPSGVFSLGRWGVPVTVGGALYLILMLLDIVWPGPLSGGRAVFNYGWITLLVMALIVGAGALYESIARPDRRVAAHRIDRD; encoded by the coding sequence GTGGTCAATGCGCCAAACGAGGGGGATCGTCTCGCCGCGCTCGGTTACCGCCAAGAGCTTTCGAGAGTACTCTCACTCTTCGATAACTTCTCAGTAGCCTTCAGCTACCTGAGCCCGATGGTGGGCATCTACTCCCTCTATACGCTCGGACTGGGCACCGGAGGTCCGCGCTATCTCTGGACGATTCCGGTCGTCGTCGGTCTGATGATGCTCGTAGCGCTGGTCTTCGGGGAGCTCGCCAGCGAGTATCCGCTCTCGGGAGCGCTCTACCAATACGGCAAGTACAACGTCGGGCCGCGCTATGGATGGTTTATCGGCTGGATCTATGGTTTTGCGCTGCTCGCGACCGTAGCATCGGTCGACTCGGGGGCGGTCGGGTACGTGACCTCGCTCTCGAACATCTGGTTCGGCACGCACTTCGATCCGGCGAACCATCTCGCGATCTTTACGATCGCCGGGGGCATCATCGTTCTTTCGGCGATCTTGAACTGGATCGGCGCGAAGGTCATGGGGCGGGTGGCGCGCTTCGGCGTCTACGTCGAGACGATCGGAACGTTCGGCGTCTTCATTGCGCTTGCGATCTATGGGTTCCATCAGCATCCCGGATTCGTCTTTTCCACCCAAGGCGTCGAGCATCTGAAGAGTAACCCGTTGGGGCTGGACTTCGGCGGAAACTGGTGGACCGGTGCGGCGCTAGTCGCGGTGCTCGCCAACGTCTACATCTTCTACGGATTTGAGTCGGCGGGCGACATCTCCGAAGAGACGATCGAGGCGCAGCGCCAGGTTCCCAAGGCGATGCGCACCGCGCTGCTCTACGGCGGAATCGCGTCGTTCGTGCTCGTTGCGGGGCTGCTGCTCGCAACACCCGCCGCCGGCATCGGCGGCGTCGTCAGCGGCGGCATCAACAGCATCCTCGCGGTGCTGCCGAAGTGGCTGCAAGACTTCTTCCTCGTGATGGTGATCGTTGCGTTCTTCAGTTGCGGCACGGCGGTGCAGGGTGCGGGCGCTCGCGTCGCCTTCGCGCTGGCGCGCGACGGCGCGCTGCCCTTGAGCGCCAAGATCAAGCAGATCTCGCCGCGGCACCGGACGCCCGGCAACGCGATACTCGTCGGCACGATCGTTCCGTTTCTCTTTCTGCTGCTCGTCCTGGTCAATCCGAGCAGGCCGGTGCACGTGCTCTGGTTCGACTATCCCGCTAACGTCAACGCGCTCTACGCACTCGTATCGTTCGCAACGTCGGGAATCTATCTCGCCTTCTTTCTGACCGTCTTCGGGGCGCTCATTGCGAGAGTGCGCGGCTGGCGCCCGAGCGGAGTCTTCTCGCTCGGGCGCTGGGGAGTTCCGGTGACGGTCGGCGGCGCGCTCTACTTGATTCTGATGCTGCTCGACATCGTCTGGCCCGGCCCGTTATCGGGCGGCCGTGCCGTCTTCAACTACGGCTGGATTACGCTGCTCGTAATGGCGCTGATCGTCGGCGCCGGTGCGCTCTACGAATCGATCGCGCGCCCCGACCGGCGCGTCGCGGCCCACCGCATCGATCGCGACTAG
- a CDS encoding copper amine oxidase N-terminal domain-containing protein: MLLFRRTQVVVLLAALFAAGPTAVVAQTVTVTVNGQPMYLNPGPIERSGRVFVPLRGIFERLGAAVVYASGTINATKGSTTVSLQIGSTQATVNGQAQILDVAPFIVGASTYVPLRFVAQSLGAQVGYDASTRVVAIVGASGPGPVPPRPYPPEPPPPPNPPPNSIVNLRARQPAPDAVVNDRFIVISAEFTHRVAPRSVRVRLDGNNITDRSGVSQTGFSYKPPAPLDFGSHTVRIDGRDVGGAPFDRAWSFSVRRSAPVPITLTINQPAPDTAVGRTFVVAGSTVPYARIDVTAGATPSLNGQFRGSTTAGGQGNFRIKVTLTTLMGQQSVRVRITATDPSTSRSTETTLQLRLNN; this comes from the coding sequence ATGCTGCTATTTCGCCGGACTCAAGTAGTCGTTCTTTTAGCCGCGCTTTTCGCGGCCGGCCCGACGGCCGTCGTCGCTCAGACCGTTACCGTGACGGTCAACGGCCAGCCGATGTATCTCAATCCCGGACCGATCGAACGCAGCGGTCGCGTCTTCGTTCCGCTGCGCGGAATCTTTGAGCGTCTCGGCGCCGCCGTCGTTTACGCTTCGGGCACGATCAACGCGACGAAGGGGAGCACGACGGTCTCGCTGCAGATCGGCTCCACGCAGGCAACGGTGAACGGCCAGGCGCAGATTCTCGACGTCGCCCCGTTCATCGTCGGAGCGAGCACGTACGTGCCGCTGCGTTTCGTCGCGCAGTCGCTGGGCGCGCAGGTCGGTTACGATGCCTCGACGCGCGTGGTCGCGATCGTCGGTGCATCTGGCCCGGGCCCGGTTCCGCCGCGGCCGTATCCGCCGGAGCCCCCGCCGCCGCCGAATCCGCCGCCCAACAGCATCGTGAATCTGCGCGCGCGCCAGCCCGCGCCCGACGCGGTCGTGAACGATCGCTTCATCGTCATCTCGGCCGAGTTTACGCATCGCGTCGCCCCGCGCAGCGTTCGCGTGCGGCTCGACGGCAACAACATCACCGACCGCAGCGGCGTATCGCAGACGGGATTCTCGTATAAACCCCCGGCGCCGCTGGACTTCGGCTCGCATACGGTGCGTATCGACGGACGCGACGTCGGCGGGGCGCCCTTCGACCGCGCGTGGTCGTTTAGCGTACGGCGCTCGGCCCCGGTACCGATCACGCTGACGATCAATCAGCCGGCTCCCGATACCGCGGTGGGGCGCACGTTTGTCGTTGCGGGAAGTACCGTACCCTACGCGCGGATCGACGTTACCGCCGGTGCGACGCCGTCGCTCAACGGTCAGTTTAGAGGTTCGACGACCGCCGGCGGCCAGGGCAACTTTCGAATCAAGGTGACGCTGACGACGCTGATGGGCCAGCAGTCGGTGCGCGTACGCATCACGGCCACCGATCCTTCGACTTCACGCAGCACGGAGACGACGCTGCAGCTGCGGCTGAACAACTAG
- a CDS encoding GNAT family N-acetyltransferase yields the protein MSIVLETQRLIVRRWEDGDADAAAAIYAKPEVMRYIPGGVWNPERTRQILARMRELEERQGFGFYPLVHKGSGALAGHAGLGHLEGGDEIEVAYILDVPFWGSGLATEAARAFLSDGFARHALTRIVAVAFPENRASIAVMQHCGMLACGLARHFGRDVEKYEALSK from the coding sequence GTGAGCATCGTTCTTGAAACGCAGCGGCTGATCGTTCGCCGCTGGGAAGACGGCGATGCAGACGCGGCCGCCGCCATCTATGCAAAACCCGAGGTGATGCGTTACATTCCCGGAGGCGTTTGGAATCCGGAGCGCACGCGGCAAATCCTCGCGCGGATGCGTGAGCTCGAAGAGCGTCAGGGATTCGGCTTTTATCCGCTCGTGCATAAGGGCAGCGGCGCCCTGGCCGGCCATGCCGGGCTCGGACATCTCGAAGGCGGCGATGAGATCGAGGTCGCCTATATCCTCGACGTACCGTTCTGGGGCAGCGGTCTGGCGACAGAAGCGGCGCGCGCATTTCTGAGCGACGGGTTTGCGCGCCACGCGCTGACGCGGATCGTGGCGGTTGCGTTTCCCGAAAATCGCGCCTCGATCGCCGTCATGCAGCACTGCGGAATGCTGGCCTGCGGTCTTGCGCGGCACTTCGGGCGCGACGTCGAAAAGTACGAGGCTTTGAGCAAGTGA
- a CDS encoding NAD(P)-binding domain-containing protein, which produces MLFLDEPAVRALLRWEELIGAMERVLADFSRGAVLQPLRTVLTIEERQRYVGLMPAVAGDVMGLKFVSFYPVNAGTEFPTHQATIVLYRTDNGEPLAVMDGRLITEMRTAAVSAAITKYLAAPGSRVLAILGSGVQGRAHLEALRHVCDFAEVRVWSRTPEHATAFARERGAVAVSSPEAAVRGADVIVTATAAREPILRGAWLKAGAHVNAVGSSRPDWRELDDEAMRNTVVVDSRAAALAEAGDVIVPLAQIYAEIGEIFAGSKAALPAETTVFKSVGLAVEDIAAARLVVDAYERREHRS; this is translated from the coding sequence ATGCTCTTCCTAGACGAGCCCGCCGTACGCGCGCTGCTGCGCTGGGAAGAACTCATCGGCGCGATGGAGCGCGTGCTGGCGGATTTTTCGCGAGGAGCGGTTCTACAGCCGCTGCGCACCGTGCTGACGATCGAAGAACGGCAGCGCTACGTCGGACTGATGCCGGCCGTCGCCGGCGACGTGATGGGGCTGAAGTTCGTTTCGTTCTATCCCGTCAATGCCGGCACGGAGTTTCCCACGCACCAAGCGACGATCGTGCTCTACCGCACCGATAACGGAGAGCCGCTTGCGGTGATGGACGGCCGCTTGATTACCGAGATGCGCACCGCCGCCGTCTCGGCGGCGATCACGAAGTATCTGGCGGCGCCCGGGAGCCGCGTGCTCGCCATTCTCGGCAGCGGCGTCCAGGGCCGCGCGCATCTCGAGGCGCTGCGCCACGTCTGCGACTTTGCCGAGGTGCGCGTTTGGAGCCGTACGCCCGAACACGCAACGGCATTCGCCCGCGAACGGGGCGCGGTCGCCGTTTCGAGCCCCGAAGCGGCGGTTCGCGGCGCCGACGTCATCGTCACGGCAACGGCCGCGCGCGAGCCGATTCTGCGCGGCGCATGGCTCAAAGCCGGCGCGCACGTTAACGCGGTTGGCTCGTCCCGGCCCGACTGGCGCGAGCTCGACGACGAGGCGATGCGCAATACGGTCGTCGTCGACTCGCGCGCGGCGGCGCTGGCCGAAGCCGGCGACGTGATCGTACCGCTGGCGCAGATCTATGCTGAGATCGGTGAGATCTTCGCGGGCAGCAAAGCGGCCCTTCCGGCGGAGACGACGGTCTTCAAATCCGTGGGGCTCGCCGTCGAAGACATTGCGGCCGCGCGGCTCGTCGTCGACGCTTACGAACGCCGTGAGCATCGTTCTTGA